A window of the Sardina pilchardus chromosome 21, fSarPil1.1, whole genome shotgun sequence genome harbors these coding sequences:
- the cebpa gene encoding CCAAT/enhancer-binding protein alpha, with protein sequence MEQPNLYEVAPRPHLPNLGHNQPAAFCYKDPASGGDLGDIYENENSIDITAYIDPAAFNDEFLADLFHNSSKQEKLKLASGDYDYPHGHGAQGAPGQPTQVYGCMTYMDSKLEPIYDNPPARMRPLAIKQEPHEEEDLGHAMPPTYHHAHPHQHPHAQHLPHLQYQIAHCAQTTMHLQPGHPTPPPTPVPSPHHQQSGLPGGGMKMMGGSDRGKSKKNVDKNSAEYRLRRERNNVAVRKSRDKAKMRNVETQHKVIELSTDNDRLRKRVEHLTRELETLRGIFRQLPDGSFVKSMGNCV encoded by the coding sequence ATGGAGCAGCCCAACCTCTACGAGGTCGCTCCACGACCCCACTTGCCCAACCTCGGACACAACCAGCCCGCCGCCTTCTGCTACAAAGACCCTGCCTCCGGCGGAGACCTTGGAGACATCTACGAGAACGAGAACTCCATCGACATCACCGCCTACATCGACCCGGCCGCTTTTAACGACGAGTTCCTCGCCGATTTGTTTCACAATAGCTCCAAACAAGAGAAGCTCAAGCTGGCGAGCGGAGACTACGACTACCCGCACGGGCACGGCGCCCAGGGCGCACCGGGGCAACCGACGCAAGTGTACGGCTGCATGACGTACATGGACTCCAAGCTGGAACCCATATACGACAACCCGCCCGCACGCATGAGACCCCTGGCGATCAAACAAGAGCCGCATGAGGAAGAGGACCTCGGGCACGCGATGCCCCCGACCTACCaccacgcgcacccacaccagCACCCGCACGCGCAACACCTGCCTCACCTCCAGTACCAGATCGCGCACTGCGCGCAGACCACCATGCACCTTCAGCCGGGCCACCCGACTCCTCCTCCGACCCCGGTACCGAGTCCGCACCACCAGCAGAGCGGGCTACCCGGCGGGGGGATGAAGATGATGGGCGggagtgaccggggcaagtccaaGAAAAACGTCGACAAGAACAGCGCAGAGTACCGGCTGCGGAGGGAACGGAACAACGTCGCCGTGAGAAAGAGCCGGGACAAGGCGAAAATGCGCAACGTGGAGACGCAACACAAGGTGATAGAGTTGTCGACGGACAACGACAGACTACGGAAACGGGTGGAACACCTCACCCGGGAACTGGAGACTTTACGAGGGATCTTCAGGCAGTTGCCAGACGGATCGTTCGTCAAGTCTATGGGGAACTGTGTCTAG
- the cebpg gene encoding CCAAT/enhancer-binding protein gamma: MSMPSQQKPMTDQNGVSVIQSQTLGSATIPTGGGLQQVPQLVPVSSGGGGKAAPPSRLKKGASADKESDEYRQRRERNNLAVKKSRMRSKQKAADTQLRVNELKEENERLEAKIKLLSKELSVLKDLFLEHAHNLADNAPPSAAVSAAGPPTEPCQPAHNNNNNNNNINNNNNKSGGGPGQ; this comes from the exons ATGAGCATGCCGTCACAGCAGAAGCCAATGACGGACCAGAACGGCGTCAGCGTCATCCAGAGCCAAACGCTCGGCAGCGCCACCATTCCCACCGGAGGGGGACTGcagcag gtgccccagctGGTCCCGGTGAGCTCTGGCGGCGGGGGCAAGGCGGCCCCCCCCAGCCGTCTGAAGAAGGGTGCGTCGGCGGACAAGGAGAGCGACGAGTACCGTCAGCGGCGCGAGCGCAACAACCTGGCGGTGAAGAAGAGCCGCATGCGCAGCAAGCAGAAGGCGGCCGACACGCAGCTGCGCGTCAAcgagctgaaggaggagaacGAGCGGCTGGAGGCCAAGATCAAGCTGCTGAGCAAGGAGCTGAGCGTGCTCAAGGACCTCTTCCTGGAGCACGCGCACAACCTGGCCGACAACGCCCCCCCCAGCGCCGCCGTCTCCGCCGCCGGGCCCCCCACCGAGCCCTGCCAACccgcacacaacaacaacaacaataacaacaacatcaacaacaacaacaacaagagcgGCGGCGGGCCGGGACAGTGA